In Diorhabda sublineata isolate icDioSubl1.1 chromosome 2, icDioSubl1.1, whole genome shotgun sequence, the sequence tctcaacatagataattattacaaaaaaatcaatagctcaaaaagtatgtatttttcgaaaaaagattttagacaaaactatattaaaattttacatagatttcaaaaatgtattaatatatagggtgttatattcaaaataacgaaTTGAAGTTGTGAAGTTGACCATATTCCAATTGAAAAGAtggtatccgaaaacccaatggtagaaattttcatgatttaacTATAAGTATGTtggcatatacagatagttttaactcgtcgtggtacaattttaaaacaaagagaaaaaaaataatcatatttttttggttaattgaGCCACACAATGGGTAGAGAAATTTAGAACGACTTACAACGTTATTAGTTTCAGGGGGGACACTCTGTAGAGGTGTTGCTTTTAAATCACGCGACtagtgatataaaatattttatttcttcaatttcttattccttaaaccttttgatatgtttatgtttctaaatgttctggattttaggtctcttctgttttgaaattagtttttcgtaataatttttgaataagaaaattaCAGCTCTAacagactcaaatcttgtttCTTATTCAACCCATCACACAACTTAATCGCATTCAAAAagtcaatacaaatatttttgcgaaCTTTCGGCATAAACAGATTATATTGGAGAAAGTCCCAATGATGAATGGATCAAATAttgcttttaataattttttcattgtgaTTATGATAGGAATTAGGTATTGTGATATGATACAATCATTTTAACCTTTGACTTGGAAGCTgaattgataaaatgaaaagattgactttcaatttaaatacttttatgaaTTTCTGAATCGAGGTCGATCATCTGATCGAGTTTACATACGACCAACACCAAAAGAAATTCTCATGTACGAGATatgtttgaagacaccacgttgtttagtatttgtgtggcagccatcaatagtgaacgttttcagtgaatttgtaaacacaGAAAAACTGGTTATCGTTAGTCtcagcccaaccaatataaaagctgaagtGTGTATTAGAGTTTAAGCAAACACCAGCATCacagtggtcgatcaaatgaggtaaCAACTgcagaaatgttaaaaaaaaccATCAAAGTGGTTTTGGATGATCGTTGATTGGAAGTGTGCGAGCTAAATGTACGgtacatcgtatattaactgaaaatttggacatgagaaagctgtgtgcaagatggttgctcataatggaacaaaaacagcgtcgtgaaaaTTTTTCCAACGAGTGTCTTGCAATGCTTCTCAGAAATAAAGACGTGGGTCTAATATTACATAccagaaacaaaagaacaatgaaaacaatggactgaaaaggagaACCGGCTTCAAAGAGAAATGTATGAAGCTTAAAGGAGATGATTATTTgaccaggtacttttgggaccattTTCGTACaacttcatcatcatcatcaagcctttcaatcttTTGGATTATGACTACCGTTTATAACGCTTTAAAATACtattttgaggtggattactcctagttttctaatttttattttcttcatagtttgtcgtttgttttggctgcttttgttaatattttccattcttatcGGTTCCGGTATTTTGCTCTCCAGTTTTCTACATTGAGTGCTCTTATGTtctcctctatttcgtttctccaaatTTTTCTCGGCCCgcctcttctccttggccacaatggggttcattgcgttattcttttgatcattttagttggttttcttttcattatgtGCCCGGCCCAGTTGAgcctttgtgcttttatgtatctcactatattctCCTTCTCCAGTTCTCTCTCTATTTCTCGTTTCTCTTTCTACTTCTCCTTTTTCGTAAACCTTACctttctcaatattttaaatgaactcAGCATAACATACTATTTAATCTCTCCAAAAAATGGGGATTTTGGTCtgagaatatttcaaataaatttgagaaTCTCAATCGAACCAATGCGATAAAAATCATAAACACAATAACAGCTCCAGATGAATGGCAACGTTAATATCGATGGTATGAGCAAACAAAGTGGAAGTTTCCTACTTTGAGGAATGACAGACAATTTcgaaattagaaataatataaaagatgaTAAGTGAATCTTATGTATTTTAATATATAGGACGAACCTTGTATTAAACCTTTTCTACATATATATTTAACGATTATCGATAGGATAAGATTTGAAGTAGGAAATACGTTTTGAAAGTAGCGAAATACGCTTATCTGGGGTCGATTCGGTCGAGGAAAATGCTATAAAAATAAGCTGGATTTGTGTCTTTAAAAATCTTTAAGCTAAATTGACTAGCTGGATTATatcgaaaatatcaaatataatccATTATCCCAAAAGAGGTTACCTAAAGCTATATTTCTGTATATGTATGATTCTAACTGGTATACTTATTGGAGTGTTCATTGGCTTTATAAACTGacttttgatataattattgttacacTGTTCCATACAGATTGTGTCAAAATTGATGTTGCAAATCCATAGCATCCAATTCCTAAATTCGATATGACAGACCGAAGTTGTTGATCTTTAAATCGCCGTTTCTCGATAACGAACTTCGAATATTCTGCGACATCGAAGGGTTTCTCTTGATCAAGTCCGAGGAAGTTTATTAATTTCTGGTTTGAAAGTGAAAATAGTACCGATCGTTATTTAAGATTAAGTACGACGTTTATAAACTTACTTAGTGGAAAGTAGAATATGTTTGTTGGATAAACAAAATCTGGAAAAGCTACAAAAGTATATAGCAAAACATGAAGTTGTATTGAAGACTGTTACACCAGTATTTGTGCTGTCCACATCGGTCACCTCTTCGTCGGAATGTACAAAATCGCGGTtaagaaaaaagtaattaaatcCAGTCGATGCATAGATATTAAAACTACTTGAAGCGCCTACATACCGGACCTGATAAATGTTGAtaataaatcgtttttattttatgttttatcaaCGTGAGTGCGAGTTTTCTAACATTACAAAGACACGATCCACAAACAcaaatttgttgaagaaaatgttgaagCTCCGCAAGATCTACCTCCAAATAATATTGTATTCAAAGATAAACACGATGTTTCTATTAGATTTTACAATCACGGCTTTGTATTGAATCAATTATTGCTATTTGTGATGAATGAGcccaaaaaaatgaactttaaattttctgttatttttgaCTTACCAGTTATCTTTTTAATGTTATATGAACTCAAAATTTAGTATATTCCTGAAGACTTGGTGCGTTAATCCTTCACCGCTATGCCTAAAAAACCAGTTACGAATCACTGTGAACAATATCacctaataaataaaattatacaaaatcgATATAtgcaaattataaaacaaacatctCTGAAACTCAGTTTGGTTTTCGTAGCACACTAAGTACAAAGGAAGTCATCTTCAGCCTACAGCTTATAGGAACAAAGACCTGTAGTTTAACGATTTCTCCAAGGCTTTCGATAAGGTTAAACTCTAAAAACGTTTCAAAGTTCGATATGTTTTCTCGTTGGCGCGATAGATAGTACTACCATAAATGTATTCAAACGTTCGTATGATCTAAAATACGGGAAAATCTAAAATTCAGAATCAATCCTTTCCCAGCGATTCCAGATTTACGATGCTGTACTGTATGTAAGGAAGTCAAACTGTAAGAAGAAAAGTAGATAGTTCGCTAAGCGAGGAAATTGGTGTCAAAAGGGGTGTGGGCAGGGATAACATTTacttcaaagaaatatttgaaaaagtacaaCTATCGGGATGGCATCAAAATCAACGGAGAAGCAATCAACAACATTTTATATGCCGACGATAcagtaattatagaaaataacaaTGAAGAACTACAAAATATTAGCAGCAAGTGACTATATCGAAAACATAACATGTGATTATTAGGAAAAATCAACATCCTCCAGTGCACCAACGATAGACGATCTAGACTTAGATCGAATAGAAACCTCGGAACTACAATAAACGCAAAATGGGACCAAGCATCAGAAATACGATCACGGATAGAAAAATCTCGATCTGCGGTgtacaactacaccaacactcacgattacactgtcggacgcgcgtttcgataaccaagttattgtcttcagagactgaaagtaaactaaaaAGTTTACGAGCGTCAGGGTTacgagtgttggtgtagtggtaatgtgtgttcagtatgaataacatcactttaaaaatattggaatatttcaaatacgGATATATCGGCACATCACCAGCATGGAGGTTATGTAGATACAAGGACATGACAAAAACCGTATTTTGGAGTTGATTGTCCAAGGCAAAGTGTAAGAGGAGACCAGAGAGAAGGCGAAATGGTTGCACAGCTTACGTCAGTGATTTGGAGTGTCATCTGTTCATAAACGCAgtaaacaaaataagaatagCCTTGTTATTAACCAACTTTCGTAACGGATAAGGCAGtgaaggaaaaagaaaaagaaagtttttttacctgcgaaaaaaaattacatataatacGGTGTAGCAGAAGTGCACTTTCGTTCATAATTgctcatttttcttatttcaataaacTAGAACACAATTAATCAAGTGAAAATTACAGGGAGTATCATATAaacttttatatacaaaaaaactcaaaaaagtaACTAGTCGGAATTAGGTTTAACTCGTTTACAAGAGCTACGTGTTGTAAAAaggattaataaacataattttcgatattgtcGTTAAAATATTAACCCGATCGTCATCCGTCATCAATTTGATTTACCTAATATTCACTTGTGTTTTAGATAGCTGCCATGACTGGAGTAATGAGATTTTGCAATCTCTTGCGAACAGGTATTTCGTGGAAAGGTCCAGAAGTAATTGAACTATGATCGAGAAACTCGTTTGGACTGGAAGAAGAAGAGGACGATGACATTTACGATTACGACAGCGATTGTTCGTTGTTAGTTAGAGTGTCTTCTTCCGGTTCGGGGATTAGCAGTAATTCTGACTTTGTTTGACATATGACTCGATGTCGGGGTATTTAAGAAGTGAATATGAATGCGGGCACGGTTTATTCgtatatattaatgaataaattcacCCAATGGAGTACCTTTTTAATGTACAGAAATAGTATAAGACAAAGATGATTTATCTGAATTTCGATGTCCAAATAAGATACCTACCATCCCAATTCAGATAtagaattattgtttattgattATCATGTGCCAAATTTATTGAGAAAGTGAtctgttgatatttttatagaatgCGAAGTATTGCGATTTCTGTTTTGTAGTTTATTCTTATAACCAGAATTATTTTCAGATCCCAATCTACATCGGATGCAACTAAATGTTATTATGAGTTACTATGTGTGTTCTTgaatagaataatatttataatgtggggtatatagttttttattgaagtttAGACATGTATAatcataatatgaaaaaaatgaaatgtgaaGTTACTTCTGTgttgtttattaattatcaaCTTTCCGTAACACATAAAGATGATTTATGTGGGattataacaacaaaattacATAGAAATGGTAAATTTTCATGGATCTTGTCTTAGAATATAAAATCGTTTTGTTATTTGTCAAAAGTGTATACGTGGTTTGGCTTTAACGAGTTAGTTTCTTCAGGACGCACGTTGCTTCTACTTTCACAGCTTCAAAAGCCTCAAATCTTGTTattttaatgcagatttgatTCGTCTCACGTTATCACCTTTTTTAATGAGTTTGATGAGTTTAATCGCATTCAAAGtgtcattataatatttttgcgAGCACACAGTTTTCGTATGTAAGAATTTTCATGTTAAATTAGCCATTCTTTTCAATCGGCTACTCTAGCTTCTCTGCAGCCACGGTAAACATCGTATTCGAGGCTTGAAGCTAAACAGCTGACGGTCGCTGACCTTTGGCGCAAGtgtactttttctgtagcagcaaaagtctcgttattcaatagccacacctcgtataacTAACGGCGTTGAGTGCCTTTGCATGCAAACAAAGCTGAAACACAAGATATTGAGTTGCTTTGTATTCTTAAGCTATACAAATCATGAGTTACGGCCCCTAGATATGATTAAATTGGTTggataagatttttttttcgataaattgttattgtttttatttttagcaaataaaaaaattcgtaagatgaaaattttgtttctttctacCTTACTTCTGTATTTGTCAGAATTACTAGCAACCTTTGCATTAGGACAACGTTTTGGTTTATATGAAAGTCTCTATTTGCTGTTCAAGATACAATTTACCaccaaagaaataaatagaatgtaccaaattagttttcttttaactttatcagaaacTCATGCGGTTGAAATTATTGAACATGTCAGGTATTGAAAGAAAGAaacttgattgaaaaaaaaaacaaaatatttaacatattgttattatttttattggtagCAAATGAAAAAAAGCGGGGCAAACAAAGTATAATCTAGCTGTTactgtattttatataatttaataaatttatatacattcGGGATGAAATGGATGTAAATAATTGCCAGCGACGCATCCCCGAGCTGTTCTTCCTAATCTAACACAAGTACCAACAACTTTCTTCATTACctgtaaaaattaaaagaactctgaaattaaatcaagattttaaatgcaaataaacaaatatttcatttttgtatcaTAACATGAAAAAATACCGAATCATAGAATGTTAAGGCAGTCACCTATAGCtataagataatttttaaaagccACTATATCTCATCGTTCGGCTTCCAAAATACAAAAACTCCTCCCAAAAGAGACTATTTTAGGTGTTTCAATGTGTTTACTTCTTTTAGTGAAAAGGGCAGGACATTCGCAGAGTAGAGACCCTGCTGTTTCTATGGGTTATTAGCAAAATCTGCGGTCGTTGTCCTCTGACATGCCTATCGCCTTGAAATGTTGAATTATGTTCCTAGCGATATGAAGAGTTTGCATTTTGGTCCACAAATGCCCAATTCAGCTCATTATCCCAGCTGCAAACCGTCAATGTTCCAGAGAGTTACATTTCGAACTTGCCAACGTAGTAACTTCTCTAATGCTGTAATACCAGATTAGCCTATGAATCTGGCTTAGTTTTCCTTGGGCTATTGTTTGTTTAGTTATCGACCACTAAACAAGCGCAGTGTATGTGATCGTGGGTTTCATGATTCTTTGATAACTGAAAATTGTTTTGCCAACAAGCTTGCGACAAATCCATATAGTCGCAATGGCTTTTACAATCACCTTGTCTAAGTAGATTACTCCTAGATATTTTACTTCATTGATAAGTATTAGTTTAGTTCCATTAAGGTTAGATAGCCTTAAATATGCCTTCCTTCTCCATGTAAATGAGAGTTGTGTTGTTTTATTGTGGTAGATCAAGAGTTGCTCTTCATCATCCCAGTTCTTAATTGTGTTCAATGCCTTTTGTATCCAGTCTGTGATTATACCTTCATGCTTGCTTCTAACTACCATCACTAGAACATCCGCATAGCTTAGAACTATAAATCTAGCGCCACTAGGTCTAGTGAGGACTCTGTCCATTATCAATGACCATAGTAGGTGCTACTATACGATgttgtataatataattttgttaaaagctCCTTCTATATCGATGAAGACTATTAGAGCGATATTTTTGCTCTCAAAGAGCCTTTTCTATGTCTCCAACCTGGCAAGGTGAGGATTGATTTGCCTTTCTGATAAGCAAATTGTGGCTTTCTTGTCGTACTTCTGAGGTGATGCTctgaagttttagaaaaaaaaatggaagtgAGACAAATCAGGCGATAAGACTTTGAATGATATTCTGGTATAAACACTACTTTTGCCTCTCGCCGAATTTTGGGTATATAGCCTAGAATCTGATCTGAAAAGCTTCTGAAGATCTTTCATGATTACTTCGACGCCTTTCTGTAGCATGACaggaaaaatattgtatttgctAGATGATTTATATAGCTTGAAGCCCACCGttcattgaaaaaagttttcgtGCCAGAATTTTGCTTCTCCTCTTGAAAAAATTCGTGTCTTAATCCAATATATTCTTCTAGTTACTAGCATTATTAGTAACTTTTGAGCCAGTTTTTAAAAGTATCTCTAAACTTTATCGCTCGTTGTTGTTGTattatcgatttgatttttGAAGTAGTCCAATTACGTTTGAATGAATTTTGGCTAAGACTTTTTAAAGACATTGTACTTTGGCTAACTCAATTTATTCCCTTGCAAAACTTTTTCTTGGCCTAATTATTGCCAGTATTCTTTGCTTGTTCACTCACTATTTCGTTTCCATATACGAGATTTGATTGTTGGTACATGGATCGTAATTTATTatgatataataaattcaaaaaaatatatataacacTATATTTTTGTTCTTTACTTTAACTGTTTCTAGAACTAttcacaatattattttatgatactTCTAGCGCTATCTATAAGCGAGTAGCCACCTAACCATTACAGAATTGGTAGAAAAAGTCAATGACTGTAATGGATCAGATCTTAATTCCTTCATTAACTCATAGGTGGAAATATAATTGTCAAATATTCCTGTAGATATTATCTTTTATTACAtactttctaatatattttttccaatattcttcCATCTTTAATTCGCTAATATCCTTTTCAATAGTCCGTTATTTCTAAAATCTTATGACTTCTCTTATAAATTCTTAACAACTGCTTCTCCTACTTTTGTATTAAATCTAAGTTGTATTGATCACTTTGGAAGGCTTCAATAAATTTATCGACTTATTATGTACAGAGTGTTtattttgtagttattttttggaaaaaagttattttctaaataccccTACTGTCGGGTTTTTCTGAACGGTTCAGGTGAATTATTGATTGTAGACTTTTTGTATAACatataaactatttaaaataataaaatataacgtTATTCAGAACCACGCGAGTGAACATTATTATTGATATCTGTCAACTGTCTTAATAATTTTACTACCGCGTtccttatattttgtatttagaaatCATATCCCTACAGGGTAGGCAACAAACAACGCAGCTATGTACCACGTCAAAGTCTGCTATACTACAAACTTTCGTGAAACGATATATTGTTAAAATGGGGCTATTAGAGAACTCTAAATATGACGAAATATACAAAGTATCGCATTTGAAAAAAGTGTGATTGCTATGAGCCACCCTGTAGATATCGGAATATTCACCATTTCCTTTGTTAAATTACAtggataatttccattataaCGAAGTTAtcggaatatttttatttttcttgacaCTTGTATAAATAGTCAAATGCAACAAACTCgtatttttttcaacctccgatcgcttctgtgcagacgctacgcggacAGAAGAGAGCGGGATTGCGGTGTAGACTACTGcaaagctctcgcactacacattCCGCCATTTTTGACATTCttgcgtcagtcggcgttgtgctacagccacgtaaacatgtccgccattattgatgctcccgccacgtgtgaattgcgaagttgtctacaggctgaaggtcatagtgctgcagaaatccatcggataATGAGTAGTGTGAATGGGTgattcatgagtgatggtgtcgaaagtttaaaggtAGCTGTAATTATGTACAGGATGAAGGGGGCttaaggacgcaaatctgttgTTTCAGATAACCCGGTTTTACAAGTTGACacaatggttaaagaaaaccgcagattcaccattactattttgtctatggaatttccaaaagtttctTATGAacttatcttttatttatagcctcgTAGCTTCCTTCTTAAAACAAAGTTTGTTGCACACTTGCTAATATATATGAACTGCAATTTATTATATCGTTTCAGAAATGATCATCGATTTATTCTAAATTAGAAATAtcgaaattaaacttttttaatttgtttattcgGAATGTAAGAATCTGTACGTGAACGCttaaaaatgcttttttataAACTGCATTTTTATGCAATAATGCTCAACTCTTAATATTCATAAGTTAAATAATCAAAAGCAAAGTCGTTATTCAGTACCAGTTACCTGATATTCCATGTGACAAGGTGACGATTCTTCAATTGGCACATTGTCACTAACATATTGAACATGTTTGTCGGCTTTCAATAAAGGGATCTCTTCGTCTATCATGATCTCCTTTTGTTCTCCAAATGTTATAGATAACCCCGACGTGATGAATAATACAAGTGAAAACACGCCTACCCGAGCCATTGAAAACGATTGGAAAAATATACTACTGaacagttttatttatacactatgAATCCTTAAAATGCCTTCCGGTTTTATTTCgtaatttgtaattaattaagattgtTTTCTATGAATCCCgaacaaaaacaatttgtaGATAATTGATGAGCGCAAATGTCATTTTTAGACATGGAACAATGCGTAAGCACGGGGATTTGAACatagtaaaattaattttgagagCATTCCACCATTAaccttattaaaaatatttgaatttgaatcatgagaaaaataaatttctttatcataacaaacatacaaatatacCCATTATTTCAtgctttttttcatattttttgccTCATTCTGTATCATATTTCTTCAATACGATTTTGTCTAATAGCGACATTTTTGAGTGATGATTCAGCTGAACCTCAATGGGTACCATAATGCCGTCGTCATCTTTGCTAGTTGAACTCGAAGTTTTCTTGAGTATATCACCAAATCTCGGACCATTGATCACCTACAGGATCATAATTTTCCGGTAATAACTCAGTTTGTCGCTAAAAATTTGCATTAAATCTCGTTCCTCAGTAATTGTTGATACAATTCCAAGGGGCGCGGTTGAATCCCATGTAGGAGACCCCAGACTTGAACTAGCTAGCTTGGGCTAACGCTGGAAAATCCGGCCTTagcaaaccaataatggcccaagccTGGTTGATATCTGGATAACTTAGCCCCGGCCATTCTTGTCCTTATATCTTATCCATAATATATATCTTAAcagtaaaagtattttttttttgaacaaaattctTTCATGTGTAAAAGAcaatgaaaaatagaataataaaaaatagtatcacttcttaatatgtttaattatgtaactaatatttttatgttcattAATAAGTAGAATGCATCAATAGAAATTATCataaatctataattttttcaacaatatattaaaaatctatttttacaagcCACCAGCCTGGCCCAGGGCTGCagaccagtcttgggtttatctaaGCAACTAGGCCTGATCCaggcttgcaaaccaagcgatggacattgttatcatcccagagtcCCACCAAATCTGAACCAATAACAgcttccaagctagggccagAGCTGTACATATTTGGcccaagtctgggcctatactgggcccatcgtaaaatcctatatgggaTATTCGAtgcattgaaaatatgaatctTCCTGGTTAAGGCGTCTTCAGTACTGACTACTTTGAAATGGGACAGATGACATATTCTAAGATGGAAAGCACTATACTTGCAGTTTGGATCGACATTTTTATCATATAGATCTCCAGATGCTTTTTGGTAATCTTCAAATACCTTCAACGTAAGATTTATGAAATTACGATTACATTTAACCTAAATAGTATAGTGAATCAATAAAATGGTAGGTATTGAAAATCAGAAGATACTAGACCGGATGATTGAAAGACATATGACAAGTCATAAAGTGAATGTATGGATAGGgataatttattatagaatCATTGACCCATTTTTCTTCAAGTAAAATCCATTCACTAGTAAgcgttatttatttttttttggaaacgaaGTTTTTGAATGCCAATAATACAAATTCACCTAAGGATGTTACATGG encodes:
- the LOC130452877 gene encoding uncharacterized protein LOC130452877, with protein sequence MARVGVFSLVLFITSGLSITFGEQKEIMIDEEIPLLKADKHVQYVSDNVPIEESSPCHMEYQVMKKVVGTCVRLGRTARGCVAGNYLHPFHPECI